From Anomalospiza imberbis isolate Cuckoo-Finch-1a 21T00152 chromosome 22, ASM3175350v1, whole genome shotgun sequence, a single genomic window includes:
- the LOC137486656 gene encoding feather keratin 1-like: protein MSCYSPCRPCQPCGPTPLANSCNEPCVRQCQDSTVFIQPSPVVVTLPGPILSSFPQNTVVGSSTSAAVGSILSSQGVPISSGGFGLSGLGSGLCGTRCFPC from the coding sequence ATGTCCTGCTACTCCCCGTGccggccctgccagccctgcggccCCACCCCGCTGGCCAACAGCTGCAATGAGCCctgtgtcaggcagtgccaggactCCACCGTGTTCATCCAGCCCTCGCCCGTGGTGGTGACCCTGCCTggccccatcctcagctccttcccccagaacaCCGTGGTGGGATCCTCCACCTCAGCTGCTGTTGGCAGCATCCTCAGCTCTCAGGGAGTGCCCATCAGCTCCGGGGGCTTTGGCCTCTCTGGCTTGGGCAGTGGCCTCTGTGGCACGAGGTGCTTCCCCTGCTGA
- the LOC137486662 gene encoding feather keratin 1-like: MSCYSPCRPCQPCGPTPLANSCNEPCVRQCQDSTVAIQPSPVVVTLPGPILTSFPQNTVVGSSTSAAVGSILSSQGVPISSGGFGLSGLGSGLCGTRCLPC; the protein is encoded by the coding sequence ATGTCCTGCTACTCCCCGTGccggccctgccagccctgcggccCCACCCCGCTGGCCAACAGCTGCAATGAGCCctgtgtcaggcagtgccaggactCCACCGTGGCCATCCAGCCCTCGCCCGTGGTGGTGACCCTGCCCGGCCCCATCCTcacctccttcccccagaacaCCGTGGTGGGATCCTCCACCTCAGCTGCTGTTGGCAGCATCCTCAGCTCTCAGGGAGTGCCCATCAGCTCCGGGGGCTTTGGCCTCTCTGGCTTGGGCAGTGGCCTCTGTGGCACGAGGTGCCTCCCCTGCTGA
- the LOC137486479 gene encoding feather keratin 1-like, which produces MSCYSPCRPCQPCGPTPLANSCNEPCVRQCQDSTVIIEPSPVVVTLPGPILSSFPQNTVVGSSTSAAVGSILSSEGVPISSGGFGLSGLGSGLCGTRCLPC; this is translated from the coding sequence ATGTCCTGCTACTCCCCGTGccggccctgccagccctgcggccCCACCCCACTGGCCAACAGCTGCAATGAGCCctgtgtcaggcagtgccaggactCCACCGTCATCATCGAACCCTCGCCCGTGGTGGTGACCCTGCCTggccccatcctcagctccttcccccagaacaCCGTGGTGGGATCCTCCACCTCGGCTGCTGTTGGCAGCATCCTCAGCTCTGAGGGAGTGCCCATCAGCTCCGGGGGCTTTGGCCTCTCTGGCTTGGGCAGTGGCCTCTGTGGCACGAGGTGCCTCCCCTGCTGA
- the LOC137486722 gene encoding feather keratin 1-like produces the protein MSCYSPCRPCQPCGPTPLANSCNEPCVRQCQDSTVAIQPSPVVVTLPGPILTSFPQNTVVGSSTSAAVGSILSSQGVPISSGGFGLSGLGSGLCGTRCLPC, from the coding sequence ATGTCCTGCTACTCCCCGTGccggccctgccagccctgcggccCCACCCCGCTGGCCAACAGCTGCAATGAGCCctgtgtcaggcagtgccaggactCCACCGTGGCCATCCAGCCCTCGCCCGTGGTGGTGACCCTGCCCGGCCCCATCCTcacctccttcccccagaacaCCGTGGTGGGATCCTCCACCTCGGCTGCTGTTGGCAGCATCCTCAGCTCTCAGGGAGTGCCCATCAGCTCCGGGGGCTTTGGCCTCTCTGGCTTGGGCAGTGGCCTCTGTGGCACGAGGTGCCTCCCCTGCTGA
- the LOC137486666 gene encoding gametocyte-specific factor 1-like: protein MELEEDLDMLDPERLIQCPLVKHHWIRARRFPYHLVKCKESNPEIAKKLATCPFNARHLVPQADLSDHIMKCNDKAFVEQDVVSRSCESAQEQLNNGSTWQAPPCAEDWETDLLEGSESTFVWGVINSAMKSTISDQNNSLPSRMRPPETLPYTLPAGLIRSISSSPWNLVLPQQ, encoded by the exons ATGGAGCTCGAGGAGGACTTGG ATATGTTGGATCCAGAGAGGTTAATCCAGTGTCCCTTGGTTAAGCACCACTGGATCAGAGCACGGCGGTTTCCCTATCACCTGGTGAAGTGTAAggag AGCAACCCTGAAATTGCAAAGAAATTGGCCACATGCCCCTTCAACGCTCGTCACCTGGTTCCTCAGGCCGACCTCAGCGACCACATCATGAAGTGCAATGACAAAGCCTTCGTGGAGCAAGATGTGG TGAGCCGGTCCTGTGAGTCCGCACAGGAGCAGCTGAATAATGGGAGCACATGGCAGGCACCTCCATGTGCTGAAGACTGGGAAACGG ACTTGCTGGAGGGATCTGAGTCTACTTTTGTGTGGGGTGTGATCAACTCTGCCATGAAAAG CACCATCAGTGACCAGAACAACTCCTTGCCCTCACGGATGCGGCCCCCTGAGACCCTCCCATACACCCTGCCTGCAGGCCT AATTCGGAGTATTAGTTCCTCCCCTTGGAACTTAGTTTTGCCCCAGCAGTAA
- the LOC137486657 gene encoding feather keratin Cos1-2-like has protein sequence MSCYSPCRPCQPCGPTPLANSCNEPCVRQCQDSTVAIQPSPVVVTLPGPILSSFPQNTVVGSSTSAAVGSILSSQGVPISSGGFGLSGLGSGLCGTRCFPC, from the coding sequence ATGTCCTGCTACTCCCCGTGccggccctgccagccctgcggccCCACCCCGCTGGCCAACAGCTGCAATGAGCCctgtgtcaggcagtgccaggactCCACCGTGGCCATCCAGCCCTCGCCCGTGGTGGTGACCCTGCCCggccccatcctcagctccttcccccagaacaCCGTGGTGGGATCCTCCACCTCAGCTGCTGTTGGCAGCATCCTCAGCTCTCAGGGAGTGCCCATCAGCTCCGGGGGCTTTGGCCTCTCTGGCTTGGGCAGTGGCCTCTGTGGCACGAGGTGCTTCCCCTGCTGA
- the LOC137486663 gene encoding feather keratin 1-like, with the protein MAKEMKTQPQSVPLGRMFCFEMSLQENYCPCAVTVGLGRCRNSIKAGPLPHSLIHSSHLHLLENKVQLQPQDMSCYSPCRPCQPCGPTPLANSCNEPCVRQCQDSTVFIQPSPVVVTLPGPILSSFPQNTVVGSSTSAAVGSILSSEGVPISSGGFGLSGLGSGLCGTRCLPC; encoded by the exons ATGGCAAAAGAGATGAAAACCCAACCACAATCTGTGCCATTGGGTAGAATGTTTTGCTTTGAGATGAGTCTGCAGGAAAATTACTGTCCTTGTGCAGTGACTGTGGGCCTGGGGCGGTGCAGGAACAGTATAAAAGCAGGACCTTTGCCTCACTCTCTCATCCACTCCTCTCACCTCCATCTCCTTGAGAACAAG gtgcagctgcagccccaagACATGTCCTGCTACTCCCCGTGccggccctgccagccctgcggccCCACCCCGCTGGCCAACAGCTGCAATGAGCCctgtgtcaggcagtgccaggactCCACCGTGTTCATCCAGCCCTCGCCTGTGGTGGTGACCCTGCCCggccccatcctcagctccttcccccagaacaCCGTGGTGGGATCCTCCACCTCGGCTGCTGTTGGCAGCATCCTCAGCTCTGAGGGAGTGCccatcagctctgggggctTTGGCCTCTCTGGCTTGGGCAGTGGCCTCTGTGGCACGAGGTGCCTCCcctgctga